From the Capnocytophaga sp. oral taxon 878 genome, the window TATCGCCCTATATGTTTATCTAAGCAAATGATAAACGAACTATTAGAAGCCGAAGATAAAGTAAAAGCATTTAGTCAGCTCGTAGAAAAACAACTATATGAACACCCCAATGTATATATTGCACACCAACAGTTTTTTAGTAACGACAAAGAGGAAGTGATGGGAGTTTATGCCCTTACACAAGGAGTACCTACTGTCTTGCCTTATGAATATCCACCTTTTGTAGATTTTACGCAAGTAAACCTCAGTCAGGACGACGTAAAACTATGGCGAATCAGTTTAGTTGTCATCAATGGTGATGAAAACGACCCTAATGCTTATGAGGTACTTGATGAACTTGATTACAAAACTTTTTTAGAGCGTTTACCTCAAAATAAAATCCAAAAGCTTGATGGTCACTATATGTTTATAACACTTAACCGAAAAGAGCTTCAAGCTCTTTTAGAAAACAATAAGCAAGAAAGCAGAGGATTATTTGCAAAATTGAAAAATCTTCTCAGAACAGAATAATTAATATCTATATACCTAAAAACTAAAAAATATACCTTATGTTAGAAATGAAAGTTCCCTCACCAGGGGAATCAATAACCGAAGTAGAAATAGCCCGTTGGTTAGTAAAAACGGGTGATTATGTAACCAAAGATCAAGCTATAGCCGAAGTAGATTCCGATAAGGCTACTCTTGAACTTCCTGCTGAAGCAGCAGGTATCATTACCCTACAAGCTGAAGAAGGAGAAGCTGTAAAGGTAGGACAAGTAGTATGTTTAATTGATACTAATGCGCAAGCTCCTGCTACTGCACCAGCGGTTAAACAAGAGGAAACTAAGCAAGAAGCTCCTACAACCAAAGTAGAAACTACTAAAGTAGAAGCTCCAGTAGTGCAAGCACCAACAGTGCAAACACCAAGTCCTGCAGCACGTAAAATATTAGCTGAGCGTGAAATCCCTACATCTGCAGTAAATGGAACAGGTAAAGCAGGGCGCATTACTAAAAACGATGCTTTAACAGCCTCTAAACCTTCAATGGGTACACCTGTAGGTAGTGTACGTCGCGAAGTGCGAACTAAGATGAGTATGTTACGTCGTAAAGTAGCAGAACGCTTGGTGAGTGCTAAGAATGAAACAGCTATGCTTACTACCTTTAATGAGGTAGATATGACTGCTATCTTCCAGCTACGAGCTCAATACAAAGATGCTTTTAAAGAGCGTCATAATGTAGGCTTAGGCTTTATGTCATTCTTTACTTTGGCAGTAGTGCGTGCTTTGAAACTTTTCCCTGATGTTAATTCAATGATTGATGGGCAAGATAAAGTAACTTATGATTTCTGTGATATTTCAATAGCTGTATCAGGACCTAAAGGCTTAATGGTGCCAGTAATACGCAATGCTGAAAATCTATCTTTCCGTGGAGTAGAAGCCGAAGTAAAACGCTTGGCTACCCGTGCCCGTGACGGACAAATAACGGTAGATGAAATGACTGGAGGTACTTTTACCATTACCAATGGAGGTGTATTTGGTTCTATGCTCTCTACTCCTATTATCAATCCACCGCAGTCAGGAATTTTAGGTATGCATAACATTGTAGATCGTGCTATAGTACGTGATGGACAAATAGTTATTGCCCCTGTGATGTATGTAGCCTTATCGTATGATCATCGTATTATAGATGGACGTGAGTCGGTAGGATTCTTGGTGGCAGTAAAAGAAGCATTGGAAAACCCTGTAGAACTCCTTATGAATGGTAATCCTGCTCAAGCCTTAGAACTATAAGTTTATATGGAAATAACCTATCGATTGCCTGAAATAGCAACCGTTGCCGAGACAATCCTCCCTTATCTTACTCATAAAGTAGTGGTTTTTAAGGGAGGAATGGGCTTGGGAAAAACTACTCTTATCAAAGCTTTAGTGCGGGTTTTGGGTTCGGATGATACTGTGAGCAGTCCTACCTTTGGTTTGGTAAACCCTTATGAAGGTACCAATTGCCATATTTATCATTTTGATTTTTATCGCATTAAAAATGAGCAAGAAGCCTTTGATATAGGTTTTGAAGAATATCTTTACTCTGGCAATTGGTGTTTTATTGAGTGGGCAGAACGTGTAGCTAAGTACTTGCCCGACCAATATACTACACTTGAAATAGTATATATTGATGAAAATACTAGAAAGGTTGTAATTGATTAAAAAAAGAATAAGAAATAAACTTTGCCATAAGTTTTGTACTTTGGCAAAGTTTTTTTATTGATAAATTATGAAATATCTTCTTCATTTTAAACGCCCCGCAGGTACTTCCAGAGGGGTGTTGACTTCTAAAGAAACTTATTTTTTAATTGCCGAAAATAATGGCAAAAAAGCTATAGGTGAGTGTAATCTCTTTCGAGGGTTGAGTGCTGATGATGTGCCTGAATACGAAGAAAAGTTACAATGGACAGCAGTACATATTCATTTGGGTGAAAGGGCATTGTTGCAAGAACTTACTAATTTTCCTTCAATACAATTTGGGGTGGAACAGCTTTTCCGCTCAGTTGCAGCTACTCAATGGTATGAACTCTTTCCTTCGGAGTTTACACAAGGTAAGGCTGCTATTCCTATTAATGGACTTATTTGGATGGGGACTCCTGCTTTTATGAAAGAACAAATACAAGAAAAGTTGGCACAAGGGTTCCGCTGTATTAAAATGAAGATTGGTGCTATTGATTTTGAAGAGGAATACAACTTGCTAAAAGCTTTGCGTAAAGAGTTTTCTG encodes:
- a CDS encoding DUF4299 family protein, which translates into the protein MSRTFYIKNTQAPEEMSPQQLLELQREGFTQYNIDEDDEHYSQVMHSPISEWGCMIMGQKGISGRGFEVSYDSETQEYGVRVFTPSTENDWLGAIEFIGKVATALATNVVDEEGETYEPNAITYDYRHDINFGVRCYEDKEEGAYIFSVYRPICLSKQMINELLEAEDKVKAFSQLVEKQLYEHPNVYIAHQQFFSNDKEEVMGVYALTQGVPTVLPYEYPPFVDFTQVNLSQDDVKLWRISLVVINGDENDPNAYEVLDELDYKTFLERLPQNKIQKLDGHYMFITLNRKELQALLENNKQESRGLFAKLKNLLRTE
- the odhB gene encoding 2-oxoglutarate dehydrogenase complex dihydrolipoyllysine-residue succinyltransferase, which produces MLEMKVPSPGESITEVEIARWLVKTGDYVTKDQAIAEVDSDKATLELPAEAAGIITLQAEEGEAVKVGQVVCLIDTNAQAPATAPAVKQEETKQEAPTTKVETTKVEAPVVQAPTVQTPSPAARKILAEREIPTSAVNGTGKAGRITKNDALTASKPSMGTPVGSVRREVRTKMSMLRRKVAERLVSAKNETAMLTTFNEVDMTAIFQLRAQYKDAFKERHNVGLGFMSFFTLAVVRALKLFPDVNSMIDGQDKVTYDFCDISIAVSGPKGLMVPVIRNAENLSFRGVEAEVKRLATRARDGQITVDEMTGGTFTITNGGVFGSMLSTPIINPPQSGILGMHNIVDRAIVRDGQIVIAPVMYVALSYDHRIIDGRESVGFLVAVKEALENPVELLMNGNPAQALEL
- the tsaE gene encoding tRNA (adenosine(37)-N6)-threonylcarbamoyltransferase complex ATPase subunit type 1 TsaE, with amino-acid sequence MEITYRLPEIATVAETILPYLTHKVVVFKGGMGLGKTTLIKALVRVLGSDDTVSSPTFGLVNPYEGTNCHIYHFDFYRIKNEQEAFDIGFEEYLYSGNWCFIEWAERVAKYLPDQYTTLEIVYIDENTRKVVID